In Streptomyces canus, one DNA window encodes the following:
- a CDS encoding TetR/AcrR family transcriptional regulator, which produces MGVVKSKRMPRAVREQQMLDAAVEIFGQRGYMAASMDEIAELAGVSKPLVYLYLNSKEDLFTACIRREAAALTEAVRTAVRTDLPADRQLWDGLLAFFTHTSGSPHAWSVLHLQARIHGEAFVAEVTAMREEIVEFVTHLIVVAARDAHRDPDLPEREVAGLAEALVGAAESLAAWANATEGVTARQSAATLMNFAWAGLGNLMEGRPWTLRDVPSEGTPMQVG; this is translated from the coding sequence ATGGGTGTCGTGAAGAGCAAGCGGATGCCGCGTGCCGTGCGGGAACAGCAGATGCTGGACGCCGCTGTGGAGATCTTCGGGCAGCGTGGGTACATGGCCGCCTCGATGGACGAGATCGCCGAACTCGCCGGTGTGTCGAAGCCGTTGGTGTATCTGTACCTGAACTCCAAGGAAGACCTCTTCACCGCGTGCATCCGCCGGGAGGCGGCCGCGCTCACGGAGGCGGTGCGGACGGCGGTGCGGACGGATCTGCCCGCCGACCGTCAGCTCTGGGACGGGCTGCTGGCGTTCTTCACCCACACCTCGGGGAGCCCGCACGCCTGGTCCGTGCTGCATCTCCAGGCCCGTATCCACGGTGAGGCGTTCGTCGCCGAGGTCACCGCGATGCGCGAGGAGATCGTGGAGTTCGTGACCCACCTGATCGTGGTCGCGGCCCGCGACGCGCACCGCGATCCCGACCTGCCCGAGCGCGAGGTCGCCGGCCTCGCCGAGGCGCTCGTCGGCGCCGCCGAGTCCCTCGCGGCCTGGGCCAACGCGACCGAGGGCGTGACCGCGAGGCAGTCGGCGGCCACGCTCATGAACTTCGCGTGGGCAGGCCTCGGAAACCTGATGGAGGGCCGACCGTGGACCCTCCGGGACGTGCCCTCCGAGGGCACACCGATGCAGGTCGGCTGA